In the genome of Ignavibacteriota bacterium, one region contains:
- a CDS encoding ABC transporter permease, protein MKIILNIIKKEFSQFKRDPKMFGIVLVAPVLQLLFLGYAATMDVNNVHILFLDYDKTETSRNFIERFESSGFFSIDYYADSYEELTDQINKANVLVGFVIPKDFSKNINRNETVKLQAIFDGSDGNKASIAAGYISKIISEYSQNIIMDYRAKKGIKILPAGQISAEVRTWYNPYLKTRYFMVPAIVGLLLSIITLILTSLAVVKEKEIGTLEQIIVTPIKPFQLIIGKLVPFTILGFISVVLVITMMNILFSIPVRGSIIFLFTASFFYILSTLGLGLFVSTISKTQQQAMMIAIFGIMMPMVYLSGFAFPIENMPKILQYISYFIPLKYFLTILRGVVLKGIGIVDLWQEITILFFMGIFILVFSSFRFRKKLD, encoded by the coding sequence ATGAAGATCATTTTAAATATTATAAAAAAAGAATTTTCACAATTTAAGCGCGATCCCAAAATGTTTGGAATTGTTTTAGTCGCTCCCGTTTTACAGCTTTTATTTTTAGGTTATGCGGCAACAATGGATGTAAATAATGTTCATATTTTATTTTTGGATTATGATAAAACCGAAACGAGCAGAAATTTTATAGAAAGGTTTGAAAGCTCGGGATTTTTTTCAATTGATTATTATGCGGATAGTTATGAAGAATTAACTGATCAAATAAATAAAGCCAATGTTCTCGTAGGTTTTGTTATTCCTAAAGATTTTTCTAAAAATATTAACAGAAATGAAACTGTAAAACTTCAAGCGATATTTGACGGCTCCGACGGAAACAAGGCATCAATAGCCGCGGGATATATATCAAAAATAATTTCTGAATATTCGCAAAATATCATTATGGATTATCGCGCAAAGAAAGGTATTAAAATATTGCCTGCAGGACAAATTTCTGCCGAAGTAAGAACATGGTACAATCCGTACTTAAAGACTAGATATTTTATGGTTCCCGCAATTGTCGGTTTATTATTAAGTATAATAACTTTAATTTTAACTTCGCTAGCGGTTGTAAAGGAAAAAGAAATTGGAACGCTTGAACAAATTATTGTTACCCCCATAAAACCATTTCAATTGATTATTGGAAAACTTGTTCCGTTTACTATTTTGGGATTTATTTCGGTTGTTCTTGTAATTACAATGATGAATATTTTATTCAGCATTCCCGTAAGAGGCAGTATAATTTTTCTATTTACAGCTTCGTTCTTTTACATTTTATCTACTTTGGGTTTAGGACTTTTTGTATCAACAATTTCAAAAACTCAGCAGCAGGCAATGATGATTGCAATTTTCGGAATTATGATGCCGATGGTTTATCTCTCAGGTTTTGCGTTTCCAATTGAAAACATGCCTAAAATTTTACAATATATCAGTTATTTTATACCTTTAAAATATTTTTTGACAATACTTCGCGGTGTAGTTCTTAAAGGAATCGGCATTGTTGATCTTTGGCAGGAAATAACGATTCTGTTTTTTATGGGAATATTTATTTTAGTTTTCAGCTCATTCCGTTTCAGAAAAAAACTTGATTAG